Proteins co-encoded in one Neoarius graeffei isolate fNeoGra1 chromosome 11, fNeoGra1.pri, whole genome shotgun sequence genomic window:
- the dio2 gene encoding type II iodothyronine deiodinase isoform X2 has protein sequence MRVLSADLRVTLQILPGFFSNCLFFVLYDSVVLVKRVVSLVSLSCGGGGGAWQQRMLTSAGVRSIWNSFLLDAYKQVKLGEAAPNSKVVKVPGISGCQWSSKDGKTTDECRLLDFESSDRPLVVNFGSASUPPFISQMPVFRRLVENFSDVADFLLVYIDEAHPSDGWAGPPMKLFPFEVKKHRSLEERMVAAQRLVEHFSLPPQCRLVADCMDNNTNVAYGVAYERIWESFMENLELEW, from the exons ATGCGCGTGCTGAGCGCGGACCTGCGGGTTACCCTGCAGATTCTGCCCGGCTTCTTCTCCAACTGTCTCTTCTTCGTGCTCTACGACTCGGTGGTGCTCGTGAAGCGCGTCGTGTCGCTCGTGAGTCTGTCGTGCGGCGGCGGCGGAGGCGCGTGGCAGCAGCGCATGCTCACCTCGGCCGGCGTGCGCTCCATCTGGAACAGCTTTCTACTGGACGCCTATAAGCAG GTGAAATTGGGCGAGGCAGCGCCGAACTCAAAAGTGGTGAAGGTTCCCGGGATTTCTGGCTGCCAGTGGAGCAGCAAGGATGGAAAGACGACGGATGAGTGTCGCCTACTGGACTTTGAATCGTCTGATCGGCCCTTGGTGGTCAACTTCGGCTCAGCCAGCTGACCCCCATTTATAAGCCAGATGCCGGTTTTCCGGAGACTGGTGGAGAACTTCTCGGACGTGGCAGACTTCTTGCTCGTCTACATCGACGAGGCTCACCCGTCTGATGGATGGGCGGGCCCACCCATGAAACTTTTCCCCTTCGAGGTGAAGAAACACCGCAGCTTGGAGGAGCGCATGGTGGCGGCGCAGAGGCTCGTTGAGCATTTCTCTCTGCCACCTCAGTGCCGGCTCGTGGCTGACTGCATGGACAACAACACCAACGTGGCGTACGGCGTCGCATACGAAAGG ATCTGGGAGAGTTTTATGGAGAACTTGGAGTTGGAATGGTGA
- the dio2 gene encoding type II iodothyronine deiodinase isoform X1 produces the protein MRVLSADLRVTLQILPGFFSNCLFFVLYDSVVLVKRVVSLVSLSCGGGGGAWQQRMLTSAGVRSIWNSFLLDAYKQVKLGEAAPNSKVVKVPGISGCQWSSKDGKTTDECRLLDFESSDRPLVVNFGSASUPPFISQMPVFRRLVENFSDVADFLLVYIDEAHPSDGWAGPPMKLFPFEVKKHRSLEERMVAAQRLVEHFSLPPQCRLVADCMDNNTNVAYGVAYERVCIVQKNKITYLGGKGPFYYSLKDVQNWLEQSYGKR, from the exons ATGCGCGTGCTGAGCGCGGACCTGCGGGTTACCCTGCAGATTCTGCCCGGCTTCTTCTCCAACTGTCTCTTCTTCGTGCTCTACGACTCGGTGGTGCTCGTGAAGCGCGTCGTGTCGCTCGTGAGTCTGTCGTGCGGCGGCGGCGGAGGCGCGTGGCAGCAGCGCATGCTCACCTCGGCCGGCGTGCGCTCCATCTGGAACAGCTTTCTACTGGACGCCTATAAGCAG GTGAAATTGGGCGAGGCAGCGCCGAACTCAAAAGTGGTGAAGGTTCCCGGGATTTCTGGCTGCCAGTGGAGCAGCAAGGATGGAAAGACGACGGATGAGTGTCGCCTACTGGACTTTGAATCGTCTGATCGGCCCTTGGTGGTCAACTTCGGCTCAGCCAGCTGACCCCCATTTATAAGCCAGATGCCGGTTTTCCGGAGACTGGTGGAGAACTTCTCGGACGTGGCAGACTTCTTGCTCGTCTACATCGACGAGGCTCACCCGTCTGATGGATGGGCGGGCCCACCCATGAAACTTTTCCCCTTCGAGGTGAAGAAACACCGCAGCTTGGAGGAGCGCATGGTGGCGGCGCAGAGGCTCGTTGAGCATTTCTCTCTGCCACCTCAGTGCCGGCTCGTGGCTGACTGCATGGACAACAACACCAACGTGGCGTACGGCGTCGCATACGAAAGGGTGTGTATCGTACAGAAGAATAAAATCACTTATTTGGGAGGGAAGGGTCCATTTTATTACAGCCTTAAAGATGTACAGAACTGGCTTGAACAGAGCTATGGGAAGCGGTAA